In one window of Ferriphaselus amnicola DNA:
- a CDS encoding IS110 family RNA-guided transposase encodes MSIITIGIDLAKNVFAVHGVNEAGRAELVKPKVSRDQLLPLIAQLPPCVIGMEACTGAHHWARQFRQFGHTVRLIAPKFVTPYRMSGKRGKNDAADAAAICEAVTRPQMRFVPIKDEHQQATLTLHRTRQGFVEERTALYNRIRGLIAEFGIILPQKVERLRREIGAHLEDLPSWANRCVGDMLEHADRLDERIHEYDRAMAESARADDRCRRLMQLPGIGPTSATALVASIGHGHDFKHGRQLAAWLGLVPGQYSSGGKARLGRITKAGDGYLRSLLVLGARAVLNSLGDKQDRHSRWARALVERRGYWRATIAIAAKNARLCWAVLTYGEAFRLTADAA; translated from the coding sequence ATGAGCATTATCACGATTGGGATCGATCTTGCCAAGAATGTTTTTGCAGTTCATGGCGTTAATGAGGCTGGACGAGCCGAGTTGGTCAAGCCGAAGGTGTCGCGAGATCAGTTGTTGCCACTGATTGCCCAGTTGCCGCCATGCGTGATCGGCATGGAAGCCTGCACGGGCGCGCATCACTGGGCGCGGCAGTTCCGGCAGTTTGGTCACACCGTGCGGCTGATTGCGCCGAAGTTCGTCACGCCGTACCGGATGAGCGGGAAGCGCGGCAAGAATGATGCGGCGGATGCTGCCGCCATCTGCGAAGCCGTCACCCGCCCACAGATGCGATTTGTGCCGATCAAGGACGAACACCAGCAAGCCACCCTTACCCTGCACCGCACCCGGCAGGGGTTCGTCGAAGAACGGACCGCGTTGTACAACCGGATACGCGGATTGATTGCCGAGTTCGGCATCATCCTGCCGCAAAAGGTCGAACGCCTGCGGCGAGAGATCGGTGCACATCTGGAAGACCTACCAAGCTGGGCCAACCGCTGTGTGGGCGACATGCTTGAGCACGCCGACCGGCTGGACGAACGCATCCACGAATACGACCGCGCCATGGCCGAATCGGCACGCGCAGACGACCGCTGCCGCCGCCTGATGCAACTGCCGGGCATCGGCCCGACCAGCGCCACTGCACTTGTCGCCAGCATCGGTCACGGCCACGACTTCAAGCATGGCCGCCAGTTGGCGGCTTGGCTCGGTCTGGTTCCCGGCCAATACAGCAGCGGCGGCAAAGCTAGGCTCGGACGCATCACCAAAGCCGGCGACGGCTACCTGCGAAGTTTACTGGTGCTGGGTGCGCGCGCCGTGCTCAACAGCCTCGGAGACAAACAAGATCGCCACAGTCGCTGGGCCAGAGCCCTCGTCGAGCGACGTGGCTACTGGCGCGCCACCATTGCCATCGCCGCCAAGAATGCCCGACTGTGCTGGGCGGTGCTGACCTACGGCGAAGCGTTCCGGCTCACCGCCGATGCAGCCTGA
- a CDS encoding energy transducer TonB, with the protein MRYQLVQMLKLPISIGIAFSLLLHGFALFGVGLVLPDPRKALNALQPLEVTLVNSQSKSRPDKADALAQANLDGGGNTTADRQAKSPLPTLTDDQHFVEEQATQRQQQLEQENKKLMTQLKSRTAVDRGHNPKQSQVGDSSGEDLMQRSLEIARLEAQISKDFEAYQKLPRRKFIGARTQEFRFAQYVEDWRAKVERVGNLNYPEQARRQRIFGSLQLTVSIRSDGSVENIEVSRSSGQAVLDDAAKRIVAMAAPYAAFPPDIRRDTDILSITRTWTFTQSDKLETKN; encoded by the coding sequence ATGCGTTATCAACTCGTGCAAATGCTAAAGCTTCCGATTTCTATCGGTATTGCTTTTTCATTGCTATTGCACGGGTTTGCTTTATTCGGCGTCGGCCTAGTTCTGCCCGACCCGCGCAAAGCCCTCAACGCGCTGCAACCGCTGGAAGTCACCCTAGTCAACAGCCAATCCAAATCTCGCCCCGACAAGGCCGATGCTTTGGCGCAAGCCAATCTAGATGGCGGCGGCAACACCACCGCTGACCGTCAGGCCAAAAGTCCCTTACCCACGCTGACAGACGATCAACACTTCGTCGAAGAGCAAGCCACTCAGCGCCAACAACAACTGGAGCAAGAAAACAAAAAGCTGATGACACAGCTTAAGAGCCGCACCGCCGTTGATCGTGGGCATAACCCCAAACAGTCGCAAGTCGGCGATAGCAGCGGCGAGGATCTGATGCAACGCAGCCTAGAGATCGCCCGCCTAGAAGCGCAAATCAGCAAGGATTTCGAGGCTTACCAGAAGCTACCCCGCCGCAAGTTCATCGGCGCACGCACGCAAGAATTCCGCTTCGCCCAATACGTCGAAGACTGGCGCGCCAAAGTCGAACGCGTCGGCAATTTGAACTACCCCGAGCAAGCCCGCCGTCAACGCATCTTCGGCAGCCTGCAACTCACTGTCTCCATCCGCAGCGACGGCAGCGTGGAAAACATCGAAGTCAGCCGCTCCTCCGGCCAAGCCGTGCTGGATGACGCCGCCAAACGCATCGTCGCCATGGCCGCCCCCTACGCCGCCTTCCCCCCCGACATCCGCCGCGACACCGACATCCTCAGCATCACCCGCACCTGGACCTTCACCCAGAGCGACAAACTGGAAACCAAGAACTAG
- a CDS encoding ribonuclease catalytic domain-containing protein translates to MNILYEEDGGFKVGTLFADNTTSLQVESISGKRSKIKATSVMLRFPTPALDEFMPQAEATAADIDTDFLWECCPPDEFGFEELATEYFGHAPNPLEAAGALIRLHSAPMYFYKKGKGRYKAAPPEALKAALAGAEKKRLLAEQQARYTEALSRFELPEELAGKLQLLLYKPDRNTIEVKALEAACAATGLSAAHLLHRCGAIPSTQDYHLQRFLTEHFPKGTGFPPVELASWDELPLATVTAFSIDDASTTEIDDAFSLEKLDSGDWRIGVHIAAPALGMPRGSSGDELAMARLSTVYMPGGKITMLPDSVVEVFTLNADRVCPALSMYLTVQADTLEVTATESRLERLHIAANLRHDTLEPLFNEESLAAGRLDYAYAPELTLLWQLAQKLEARRGKSADNSNQQVDYTFDIVDDRVIIGTRRRGSPIDKVVSELMIFVNSEWGKELADNNYTAIYRTQNNGKVKMSSVPAPHQGLGVAQYAWSSSPLRRYVDLLNQRQLIALLRGEEPAYVRNDTMLFAAMRDFDQMYGIYADFQRDMERYWCLRWLQQENVQQIEAQLIRENLVRFAGIPLIGRVPSLPELPANTRVTLEITAVDLLDLSFDARYVATVEVAE, encoded by the coding sequence ATGAACATCCTTTACGAAGAAGACGGCGGCTTCAAGGTAGGCACGCTCTTCGCCGACAACACCACCTCGCTACAAGTCGAGAGCATCTCTGGCAAACGCAGCAAGATCAAGGCGACCAGCGTGATGTTGCGCTTCCCTACCCCGGCCTTGGACGAGTTCATGCCGCAAGCCGAGGCCACCGCCGCCGACATCGACACCGACTTTCTGTGGGAATGCTGCCCGCCGGACGAGTTCGGTTTCGAGGAACTGGCGACCGAGTATTTCGGCCACGCGCCGAATCCGCTGGAAGCGGCTGGTGCGCTGATCCGCCTGCATTCGGCGCCGATGTACTTTTACAAGAAAGGTAAAGGCCGCTACAAGGCCGCGCCGCCGGAAGCGCTGAAAGCCGCGCTGGCGGGAGCCGAGAAGAAGCGGCTGTTAGCTGAACAGCAAGCGCGCTACACCGAAGCATTAAGCCGCTTCGAGTTGCCAGAAGAACTAGCGGGCAAGCTGCAACTTTTGTTGTACAAACCGGATCGCAACACCATCGAGGTCAAGGCACTGGAAGCCGCATGCGCCGCTACCGGACTGTCCGCCGCCCATCTGCTGCACCGCTGCGGCGCGATTCCGTCCACGCAGGATTACCACCTGCAACGCTTTCTCACCGAACATTTCCCCAAGGGTACGGGTTTCCCGCCAGTGGAACTCGCCAGCTGGGACGAGCTGCCGCTGGCCACCGTCACCGCCTTCAGCATCGACGATGCCAGCACCACCGAGATCGACGATGCGTTCTCGCTGGAAAAACTGGATTCTGGCGACTGGCGCATCGGCGTGCATATCGCCGCCCCTGCGCTGGGCATGCCGCGCGGCTCGTCCGGCGACGAATTAGCGATGGCGCGACTTTCCACCGTCTATATGCCGGGCGGCAAGATCACCATGCTGCCGGACTCGGTGGTCGAAGTGTTCACGCTCAACGCTGACCGGGTCTGCCCCGCGTTGTCGATGTACCTCACCGTGCAAGCCGACACGCTGGAAGTCACCGCGACCGAGAGCCGCCTCGAACGCCTGCACATCGCCGCCAACCTGCGCCACGACACGCTTGAGCCGCTGTTCAACGAGGAATCGCTGGCCGCTGGCCGACTGGATTACGCCTACGCGCCCGAACTCACCCTGCTCTGGCAACTGGCGCAGAAACTGGAAGCGCGACGTGGCAAGTCGGCCGACAACAGCAACCAGCAAGTCGATTACACCTTCGACATCGTGGATGACCGCGTCATCATCGGCACCCGTCGGCGGGGCTCGCCCATCGACAAGGTGGTGTCCGAGCTGATGATCTTCGTCAACAGCGAATGGGGCAAAGAGCTGGCCGACAACAACTACACCGCCATCTACCGCACCCAGAACAACGGCAAGGTCAAGATGAGCAGCGTGCCCGCGCCGCACCAAGGCTTGGGCGTGGCTCAATACGCTTGGTCGAGTTCGCCGCTGCGCCGCTATGTGGACTTGCTCAACCAGCGCCAACTCATCGCCCTGCTGCGCGGCGAAGAGCCCGCTTACGTGCGCAACGACACGATGCTGTTCGCCGCCATGCGCGACTTCGATCAGATGTACGGCATCTACGCCGACTTCCAGCGCGACATGGAACGCTACTGGTGTTTGCGCTGGCTGCAGCAGGAGAACGTGCAACAGATCGAAGCGCAACTCATCCGTGAGAATCTGGTGCGCTTCGCCGGCATCCCATTGATCGGTCGCGTGCCCTCCCTACCGGAACTACCTGCCAACACCCGCGTCACGCTAGAGATCACCGCAGTCGATCTGCTCGACCTGAGTTTTGACGCGCGTTACGTCGCCACCGTGGAGGTCGCCGAGTAA
- a CDS encoding c-type cytochrome: MNKLILTGMVASLMMAGVAQAEDGEALAKKSGCTMCHSVDKKVMGPAFKEVAAKYAGKADAQAKLEAKVRSGGSGSFSGKMPPTAAKVSDADIKAMVSWILALK; this comes from the coding sequence ATGAACAAACTGATTCTGACAGGTATGGTTGCAAGTTTGATGATGGCTGGCGTTGCTCAGGCAGAAGACGGCGAAGCTCTGGCAAAGAAATCTGGCTGCACGATGTGCCACAGCGTGGACAAAAAGGTGATGGGCCCTGCATTCAAGGAAGTAGCCGCCAAATACGCTGGCAAGGCTGATGCACAAGCCAAGCTGGAAGCCAAGGTTCGCAGTGGCGGATCCGGCTCCTTCAGCGGCAAGATGCCGCCGACAGCCGCCAAAGTCAGCGATGCTGACATCAAGGCAATGGTGAGCTGGATCTTGGCACTCAAGTAA
- a CDS encoding NADP-dependent isocitrate dehydrogenase: MATQKIIYTLTDEAPALATYSLLPIVQAFTKAAGVAVETRDISLAGRILANFPEQLTSTQKVADQLTELGELTLKPEANIIKLPNVSASAPQLKAAIKELQAQGFQVPDYPETAQTPAEQEIKARYGKVLGSAVNPVLREGNSDRRAAASVKQYARKNPHRMGAWAADSKTHVAHMSAADFYGSEKSVTVAEAGPVRIEFVGDDGSVTVLKEKTDLKAGEIIDACVMNRRALRDFYETQMAEAKAQGVLLSLHLKATMMKVSDPIMFGHAVTVYYKDVFDKHAATFKALGVNVNNGLGDVYAKIASLPEAQRAEIEADIQAVYQSRPELAMVNSDKGITNLHVPSDVIVDASMPAMIRDSGKMWGTDGKLHDTLAMIPDRCYARIYQVVIDDCKKHGAFDPKTMGSVPNVGLMAQQAEEYGSHNKTFEIAAAGSVRVVDAAGKVLLEQKVEQGDIFRSCQTKDAPVQDWVRLAVERARLTGTPALFWLDANRAHDAQVIAKVEKYLKDHDTSGLDIRVMTPEAAIQLSIERIRAGLDTISVTGNVLRDYLTDLFPILELGTSAKMLSIVPLMNGGGLFETGAGGSAPKHVQQFQQEGYLRWDSLGEFLALGVSLEHLAHKFGNARAQVLADTLDAANARILDNNKSPARKVGEIDNRGSHFYLAMYWAQALAAQSADKEIQARFAPLAQALTENEAKITAELIAAQGKPVEMGGYYRPDFTKTSQAMRPSATFNAALEAI, from the coding sequence ATGGCGACCCAAAAAATCATCTATACCCTGACCGACGAAGCACCGGCACTGGCAACGTACTCTTTACTTCCCATTGTGCAAGCATTCACCAAAGCCGCTGGAGTTGCCGTTGAGACGCGCGACATTTCCTTGGCAGGACGCATACTTGCGAACTTTCCTGAACAACTCACCTCAACTCAGAAAGTCGCAGATCAACTGACTGAACTGGGTGAGCTGACGCTGAAACCAGAAGCTAACATCATCAAGTTACCGAATGTTAGCGCATCGGCTCCGCAATTGAAGGCCGCGATCAAGGAATTGCAAGCGCAGGGTTTCCAAGTGCCGGACTATCCAGAGACAGCACAAACTCCCGCTGAGCAAGAGATCAAAGCGCGTTACGGCAAGGTGCTGGGAAGTGCGGTGAATCCGGTGCTGCGCGAAGGCAATTCCGACCGCCGCGCGGCTGCCTCGGTAAAGCAATACGCACGCAAGAATCCGCACCGGATGGGTGCATGGGCGGCGGATTCCAAGACACACGTGGCGCACATGAGCGCGGCTGATTTCTACGGCAGCGAGAAATCGGTGACGGTAGCGGAGGCAGGCCCAGTGCGTATCGAGTTCGTCGGCGACGACGGCAGCGTCACCGTACTAAAGGAAAAGACCGACCTCAAAGCAGGCGAGATCATCGACGCTTGCGTGATGAACCGCCGCGCGCTGCGCGACTTCTACGAAACGCAGATGGCAGAAGCCAAGGCGCAGGGCGTGCTGCTGTCGCTGCACCTGAAGGCCACCATGATGAAGGTGTCCGACCCGATAATGTTCGGCCATGCGGTGACGGTGTATTACAAGGACGTGTTCGACAAGCACGCGGCCACCTTCAAGGCGCTGGGCGTGAACGTCAACAATGGTCTGGGCGATGTTTACGCCAAGATCGCCAGCCTGCCGGAAGCACAGCGCGCCGAGATCGAGGCCGACATTCAGGCCGTGTATCAGAGCCGCCCCGAGCTGGCGATGGTCAATTCCGACAAGGGCATCACCAACCTGCACGTGCCGTCCGACGTGATCGTGGATGCCTCCATGCCTGCAATGATCCGCGACTCCGGCAAGATGTGGGGTACCGACGGCAAACTGCACGACACGCTGGCGATGATCCCGGATCGTTGTTATGCGCGCATCTATCAGGTGGTGATCGACGATTGCAAGAAGCACGGCGCGTTCGATCCCAAGACCATGGGCAGCGTGCCGAACGTCGGCCTGATGGCGCAGCAAGCCGAAGAATACGGCTCGCACAACAAGACGTTCGAGATCGCCGCCGCAGGCAGCGTGCGCGTAGTCGATGCAGCGGGCAAGGTGTTGCTGGAGCAGAAGGTCGAACAAGGCGACATCTTCCGTTCCTGCCAGACCAAAGACGCACCGGTGCAAGATTGGGTGCGACTGGCAGTGGAGCGTGCGCGCCTGACCGGCACGCCCGCCCTCTTCTGGTTGGATGCGAACCGTGCACACGACGCTCAGGTCATCGCCAAGGTCGAGAAATACCTGAAAGATCACGACACCAGCGGCCTCGACATCCGCGTGATGACACCTGAAGCGGCCATCCAGCTCTCCATCGAGCGCATCCGCGCCGGACTGGACACCATCTCCGTCACCGGCAACGTGTTGCGCGACTACCTCACCGACCTGTTCCCCATCCTGGAGCTGGGCACCAGCGCCAAGATGCTGTCCATCGTACCGCTGATGAACGGCGGTGGCTTGTTCGAGACTGGCGCGGGCGGCTCTGCACCCAAGCATGTGCAGCAGTTCCAGCAAGAAGGCTACCTGCGCTGGGACTCGCTGGGCGAGTTCCTCGCGCTGGGCGTATCGCTGGAACATCTGGCGCACAAGTTCGGCAATGCCCGCGCGCAAGTGCTGGCCGACACACTGGATGCCGCCAACGCACGCATCCTCGACAACAACAAGTCGCCAGCACGTAAAGTCGGCGAGATCGACAATCGCGGTAGTCACTTCTATCTCGCCATGTATTGGGCGCAGGCATTGGCCGCGCAGAGTGCTGACAAAGAGATCCAAGCTCGTTTCGCACCGCTGGCTCAAGCGCTGACCGAGAACGAAGCCAAAATCACCGCCGAGTTGATCGCAGCGCAGGGCAAACCGGTCGAGATGGGCGGCTACTATCGCCCCGATTTCACCAAGACCTCACAAGCCATGCGCCCGAGTGCCACATTCAATGCAGCGTTGGAGGCCATTTAA
- a CDS encoding rRNA large subunit pseudouridine synthase E: MSCILLFNKPYGVICQFSRDGLHPTLADYIAVPDVYPAGRLDTDSEGLLLLTDDGKLQHRITDPQHKLPKTYLVQAEGVPDEAALEKLRRGVMLKDGLTLPAEAKLIEEPSQLWPRTPPVRYRKEIPTSWLELTIREGRNRQVRRMTAAVGFPTLRLIRWRIGDWSLDGLPMGEWRKV; encoded by the coding sequence ATGAGTTGCATCCTGCTGTTCAACAAACCGTATGGCGTGATCTGCCAATTCAGTCGAGACGGACTGCATCCGACGTTGGCCGATTATATCGCCGTTCCCGACGTTTATCCCGCTGGACGTTTGGATACCGATAGTGAAGGGCTGTTGCTGCTCACGGATGACGGTAAGTTGCAACATCGCATCACCGATCCGCAGCATAAACTGCCCAAGACTTATCTCGTACAAGCAGAAGGTGTGCCTGATGAGGCGGCGCTGGAAAAGCTGCGGCGTGGCGTGATGTTGAAAGACGGTTTGACGCTGCCTGCTGAAGCGAAATTGATCGAAGAACCTAGTCAACTTTGGCCGCGAACCCCGCCAGTGCGCTACCGTAAAGAGATCCCGACAAGTTGGCTGGAATTGACTATCCGCGAAGGGCGCAACCGCCAAGTTCGACGAATGACAGCGGCGGTCGGCTTCCCCACCTTGCGCCTGATTCGCTGGCGCATCGGCGATTGGTCGCTGGATGGTTTGCCGATGGGGGAGTGGCGTAAGGTATAA
- a CDS encoding FmdB family zinc ribbon protein has protein sequence MPIYEYRCSSCGTQKDVMQKMSDAVLTTCPECGQETFNKMLSATGLQFKGSGYHAANNTPQPTCSPCAAAGSCPMAGNA, from the coding sequence ATGCCTATTTATGAATATCGTTGCAGTAGTTGCGGTACACAGAAAGACGTGATGCAGAAGATGAGCGATGCCGTGCTGACCACGTGTCCTGAATGTGGTCAAGAAACGTTTAACAAGATGCTTTCCGCGACGGGACTTCAGTTCAAGGGCAGTGGCTATCATGCGGCGAACAATACTCCGCAGCCCACATGCTCGCCATGTGCCGCTGCTGGTTCGTGCCCGATGGCAGGTAACGCCTAG
- a CDS encoding DUF502 domain-containing protein gives MKKYLITGLLVWVPLGITLWVLNFTISTLDQSLLVIPAALQPDVLLGVHIPGLGVILTFAVVLTTGVLARNVFGQRLLHWGDTALARIPFVSSIYKGVKQVSDTLLSSNGTSFRKVLLVRYPHPQAWSLAFQTNVPGEVSRLLDDEHVAVFIPTTPSPVNGFYFFVPKAETIELDMSVDAALRSIVSMGVVAAAETAVPNQIS, from the coding sequence GTGAAAAAATACCTTATCACTGGCCTGTTGGTGTGGGTGCCGCTGGGGATCACACTGTGGGTGCTGAACTTCACTATCTCTACGCTAGACCAGAGCTTGTTAGTGATTCCGGCTGCACTTCAGCCGGATGTGCTGCTGGGCGTGCATATTCCCGGCTTGGGCGTGATCCTCACGTTTGCGGTCGTATTGACCACCGGCGTGCTGGCGCGCAATGTGTTCGGGCAGCGGCTGCTGCATTGGGGTGATACCGCACTCGCTCGCATCCCGTTTGTGAGCAGCATCTACAAGGGCGTGAAGCAAGTCAGCGATACCCTTTTGTCGAGCAACGGCACTTCGTTTCGCAAGGTCTTGTTGGTGCGCTACCCACATCCACAAGCGTGGTCGCTGGCATTTCAGACCAATGTGCCGGGCGAAGTCTCACGTTTGCTGGACGATGAACACGTCGCCGTGTTCATCCCGACGACGCCTAGCCCAGTCAACGGCTTCTATTTCTTCGTGCCTAAAGCCGAAACCATCGAGCTGGATATGAGCGTCGATGCGGCGTTGCGGTCTATCGTTTCCATGGGCGTGGTCGCTGCTGCGGAAACCGCTGTCCCTAACCAAATTTCCTGA
- the aspS gene encoding aspartate--tRNA ligase: protein MRTHYCGQINTAHLGKIITLCGWAHRRRDHGGVIFIDLRDREGLAQVVCDPDRAEMFATAEAVRSEFVLRITGKVRRRPEGTENPNLPSGEVEIICQEIEVLNTAVTPPFQLDDENLSENVRLTHRVIDLRRPQMQKNMRLRYETARAFRRFLDDKGFIDIETPMLTKSTPEGARDYLVPSRVHAGEFFALPQSPQLFKQLLMVAGFDRYYQLTKCFRDEDLRADRQPEFTQVDIETSFMSEEQIMELTEEMIRTVFKEVLEVSLPKKFPRITYAEAMARFGSDKPDMRVTLEITEVTDALKDVAFKVFAGVANSENGRIGALRVPGGATLTRGEIDDYTKFVGIYGAKGLAYIKVNDVTQLNEHGLQSPIVKNLHETALATIMQRTGAQNGDLIFFGADKAKVVNDALGALRTKLGHEKGFTNGKAWEPIWVVDFPMFEYDDEAKRWSACHHPFTSPKDEHIEFLETDPGRCLAKAYDLALNGWEIGGGSVRIHKEAVQSQVFRALNIDAEEAQLKFGFLLDALQYGAPPHGGLAFGLDRIVTMMTGAESIRDVIAFPKTQRAQCLLTQAPSAVDEKQLRELHIRLRQQVQTTVEVNKE from the coding sequence ATGCGTACACATTACTGCGGACAAATCAACACCGCCCATTTGGGCAAAATCATCACTCTGTGCGGCTGGGCGCATCGCCGCCGCGACCACGGCGGGGTGATCTTCATCGACCTGCGCGACCGTGAAGGTCTGGCACAAGTTGTGTGCGACCCGGATCGCGCTGAGATGTTTGCCACTGCTGAAGCGGTGCGTAGCGAGTTTGTGCTGCGCATCACCGGCAAGGTGCGCCGTCGTCCAGAAGGTACGGAGAATCCCAATCTGCCCAGCGGCGAAGTCGAGATCATCTGCCAAGAGATCGAAGTGCTGAACACCGCCGTCACGCCGCCGTTCCAGTTGGATGACGAAAACCTGTCCGAAAACGTGCGCCTGACCCATCGCGTGATTGATCTGCGTCGCCCACAGATGCAGAAGAACATGCGTTTGCGCTACGAGACCGCGCGCGCTTTCCGCCGCTTCCTCGATGACAAGGGTTTCATCGACATCGAGACACCGATGCTCACCAAATCCACGCCGGAAGGCGCACGCGACTACCTCGTACCGTCGCGCGTCCATGCCGGTGAGTTCTTTGCGTTGCCGCAATCACCTCAATTATTTAAGCAGTTGCTGATGGTGGCGGGCTTTGATCGTTACTATCAATTGACCAAGTGCTTCCGAGACGAAGATTTGCGCGCCGACCGCCAGCCCGAATTCACTCAGGTCGATATCGAGACTTCGTTCATGAGCGAAGAGCAGATCATGGAGTTGACCGAAGAGATGATCCGCACCGTGTTCAAGGAAGTGCTAGAAGTCAGCCTGCCCAAGAAATTCCCGCGTATCACCTATGCTGAAGCCATGGCGCGCTTCGGCTCGGACAAGCCGGATATGCGCGTGACACTAGAGATCACCGAAGTCACCGACGCGTTGAAGGATGTCGCGTTCAAGGTGTTCGCTGGCGTGGCGAATTCCGAAAATGGCCGTATCGGCGCGCTGCGCGTGCCCGGTGGCGCGACGCTGACCCGTGGTGAGATCGACGACTACACCAAGTTCGTTGGCATTTACGGCGCCAAGGGCTTGGCTTATATCAAGGTCAACGATGTGACTCAGTTGAATGAACACGGCCTGCAATCGCCCATCGTCAAAAATCTGCATGAGACCGCACTGGCCACTATCATGCAGCGCACTGGCGCGCAAAATGGCGATCTGATCTTCTTCGGTGCGGACAAGGCCAAGGTGGTGAACGATGCGCTGGGCGCACTGCGCACCAAGCTCGGCCACGAAAAGGGATTCACCAACGGCAAGGCGTGGGAGCCGATCTGGGTGGTGGACTTCCCGATGTTCGAGTACGACGACGAAGCCAAGCGCTGGAGCGCCTGCCACCATCCGTTCACCTCGCCTAAAGATGAGCACATCGAGTTCCTCGAAACCGATCCGGGACGTTGCTTGGCCAAGGCTTACGACTTAGCGCTCAACGGCTGGGAGATCGGCGGCGGCTCGGTGCGTATCCACAAGGAAGCTGTGCAGAGCCAAGTGTTCCGCGCGCTCAACATCGATGCAGAAGAAGCGCAACTCAAGTTCGGCTTCCTGCTTGATGCCTTGCAATACGGCGCGCCCCCACACGGCGGCTTGGCCTTCGGCTTGGATCGCATCGTCACCATGATGACCGGCGCCGAATCCATCCGCGACGTGATCGCTTTCCCCAAGACACAACGCGCCCAATGTCTATTGACTCAAGCGCCGAGTGCCGTGGACGAGAAGCAGCTGCGCGAACTTCACATCCGCCTGCGTCAACAGGTGCAGACGACAGTGGAAGTGAATAAGGAGTAA
- a CDS encoding ribonuclease domain-containing protein, which yields MMAHGFRALLLLGLLFALPAGAWQFFTTEAAKPSIAVSALSTEARATLQLIKQGGPFPYPRDGVVFGNYEHLLPKQPRGYYHEYTVKTPGEHGRGARRIVCGVVPECYYTGDHYQTFQRIDEGR from the coding sequence ATGATGGCGCACGGTTTCCGCGCGCTACTACTGCTGGGGCTGCTCTTCGCACTCCCAGCTGGGGCTTGGCAGTTCTTCACGACTGAAGCTGCCAAGCCCTCCATCGCCGTCTCTGCACTCTCTACTGAAGCCCGCGCCACGCTGCAACTCATCAAGCAAGGTGGGCCGTTTCCTTATCCCCGTGACGGGGTGGTGTTCGGCAACTACGAGCATCTTCTGCCCAAGCAGCCACGCGGCTATTACCATGAATACACCGTGAAGACGCCGGGCGAGCATGGTCGCGGCGCGCGGCGCATCGTGTGTGGGGTGGTTCCTGAGTGTTATTACACCGGCGATCATTACCAAACATTTCAGCGGATTGATGAGGGAAGGTGA
- a CDS encoding barstar family protein, which produces MVRSTVNPSQPPLDLEGGRSGSARFDVEVSGLDKSAFIATIAHAVGVPASFGDNWDALADGLQDLSWCQASSYELVLRGSAALSEAEWAISREIFSDTEQFWQAQGKSFRVKVES; this is translated from the coding sequence ATGGTGCGTTCAACGGTAAATCCCTCTCAGCCTCCCTTGGATCTCGAAGGGGGCCGTTCTGGCTCGGCTCGTTTTGACGTGGAGGTGAGCGGGCTGGATAAATCGGCCTTTATAGCTACCATCGCCCATGCTGTAGGTGTTCCCGCTAGCTTTGGAGATAACTGGGATGCGCTGGCGGATGGGTTGCAGGATTTGTCCTGGTGTCAGGCATCTTCCTATGAACTGGTGCTGCGCGGTTCGGCGGCGTTGAGTGAGGCTGAGTGGGCGATTAGCCGCGAGATTTTCAGTGACACCGAGCAGTTCTGGCAGGCGCAGGGCAAGTCGTTTCGGGTGAAAGTCGAAAGCTGA
- the nudB gene encoding dihydroneopterin triphosphate diphosphatase, with the protein MPYKQPISALIVIYTPQLEVLLLERADYPDAWQSVTGSRDGEESLRETAIREVGEETGIAATRYALTDWQQQNVYDIYAKWVHRYPPGTTHNTEHVFGLEVPERLLVTLSPREHLSYQWLPWEAAAAKVFSPSNRAAILELPKRVIHV; encoded by the coding sequence ATGCCCTACAAGCAGCCGATCTCTGCGCTCATCGTCATCTACACCCCACAACTGGAGGTGCTGTTGCTGGAGCGTGCCGATTATCCCGATGCTTGGCAGTCAGTCACTGGCAGTCGCGACGGCGAGGAGTCGCTTCGCGAAACCGCGATCCGCGAGGTGGGCGAAGAAACTGGCATAGCCGCCACTCGCTACGCACTTACCGACTGGCAGCAGCAGAACGTCTATGACATCTACGCCAAATGGGTACACCGCTACCCGCCCGGTACGACGCACAACACCGAGCATGTGTTCGGACTGGAAGTGCCGGAAAGACTGCTGGTGACGCTCTCGCCGCGTGAACATCTCAGCTACCAGTGGTTGCCTTGGGAAGCTGCGGCGGCTAAAGTGTTCTCGCCGAGCAATCGGGCGGCGATCCTTGAATTACCAAAACGAGTCATCCATGTCTGA